One Dictyostelium discoideum AX4 chromosome 3 chromosome, whole genome shotgun sequence genomic region harbors:
- a CDS encoding RabGAP/TBC domain-containing protein, producing the protein MDVDMFDYDLVLFNHHNKNNGDEKKNNLLNSLQQQITQPQQQQQQQQQQQQQQKPLEDIDIIKSPSKKNAKLDEYGFVKEDESESKNEDIGGETYKQAGKRISKEQKWIHIVNNWNDYLINQPEKLLYLSSKGIPNNLRPLVWRKMLNINYFKNQYHENYFKELCNKPSNEHTEQIELDIPRTFPNHKRFFTQRGYVKNDLLDVLQSYSYHNPNVGYCQGMSYIAGVLLMFLSPEDTFWLFVSLLERETMGYYIPGMPQLIFDSILFQKILEIENKPLGQHLLKNGIDPLLYVTPWWMCFFTTLPDWGTVLRLWDLILLEGVNSLFRFSLVILKYSAGFLFKNKGADGLLPYLLRPPIDEIGGIDFLLTSAMELPILDLVKEAKSIIEKEKEEEKLLKEQKQQQQQQQQQQQQQQQPLKKSSNNVENSTVFERIIKFIDGDENSDSVNNNNNNVNLENNNNNNNNNENNISENNNKLKTPVKSTSSGLFSKKLKDFTNRIKSRFVTHSYQPCNVILEQRSAVYRKSIARRQSIARTRKSVLPKQNQQPSEVFSDPLTNAETNTTTTTTTTTATTTTTTTSNNNNNKNNNNNNNNNNNNNNNNNNNNNNTNGTIRKPRPSVIGTVVSTKRKSIVPRQSVTSSRPSIAPRKSVVSSRPSIAPRKSMVPRKSIKPKVYLSKNDQIDEKMPNEKNNNNDNSVKNDEWVENNEKEFERFIIDDNYSTNTNTNTTTNTNININNSALKNSSITNSGSNSFNRKYQSSSPIQMILPPPPPSSTPLLKILSPTNSNLNNSVNYGTSLNNSSSYISNYGGGNKQQNKSNNNNNSQFTSPMKYSSFRSPIKTPNSKTINQSVDLLKEIMKTPPNNNNNNNGGNNEKWTNFVSGSASNSILKNACQFGEFSFSSPQQNSPSITEKQFLREFSTPTPLKERSNRMVIQTPTQTPNTTSKKRLLFTNNNNNSNNNDENHENFKNNSDHHQQTPSKFLKPIPISQPLSSKNTNSLKNNNILSNTMEIQNDECYSPSSFELKELSHQSYISKKQTKKWDLRV; encoded by the exons atggatGTTGATATGTTTGATTATGATTTAGTATTATTTAATCatcataataaaaacaatggtgatgaaaagaagaacaatttattaaattcacttcaacaacaaattacacaaccacaacaacaacaacaacaacaacaacaacaacaacaacaacaaaaaccattagaagatattgatattattaaatcaccAAGTAAAAAGAATGCAAAACTTGATGAATATGGTTTTGTAAAAGAGGATGAGTCTGAAAGTAAAAACGAAGATATTGGTGGTGAAACCTATAAACAAGCTGGAAAAAGGATTTCAAAAGAACAAAAATGGATTcatattgtaaataattggaatgattatttaattaatcaaccagagaaattattatatctATCTTCAAAAGGTataccaaataatttaagaCCATTGGTTTGGAGAAAAAtgttaaatataaattattttaaaaatcaatatcatgaaaattattttaaa gAACTTTGTAATAAACCTTCAAATGAACATACTGAACAAATTGAACTTGATATTCCAAGAACATTTCCAAATcataaaagattttttactCAAAGAGGGtatgt taaaaatgatttattggATGTATTACAATCATATTCTTATCATAATCCAAATGTTGGTTATTGTCAAGGTATGTCATATATTGCTGGAGTTTTGTTAATGTTTTTATCACCAGAGGATACATTTTGGTTATTTGTATCCCTATTGGAAAGGGAAACTATGGGTTATTATATTCCAGGAATGCCAcagttaatttttgattcaattttatttcaaaaaattttagaaattgaaaataaaccaTTAGGCCAACATTTA ttgaaaaatgGTATTGATCCATTATTATATGTTACTCCATGGTGGATGTGCTTTTTTACAACATTACCAGATTGGGGAACAGTATTAAGATTATGGGATTTGATACTTTTGGAAGGTGTCAATTCTTTATTTCGTTTTTCActtgtaatattaaaatattctgCCGGCTTCTTATTTAAGAATAAAGGTGCCGATGGTTTATTACCATATCTATTAAGACCACCTATCGATGAAATTGGTGGTATCGATTTTTTACTCACTTCCGCCATGGAATTACCAATATTAGATTTAGTTAAGGAGGCTAAATctataattgaaaaagaaaaagaagaggaaaaattattaaaagaacaaaaacaacaacaacaacaacagcaacagcaacaacagcaacaacaacaacctttaaagaaatcatcaaataatgttGAAAACTCAACTGTATTtgaaagaattattaaatttattgatggtgatgaaaatTCTGATAGtgtcaataataataataataatgtaaatttagaaaataataataataataataataataatgaaaataatataagtgagaataataataaattaaaaacaccAGTTAAATCAACAAGTTCAGGATTATTctcaaagaaattaaaagattttacaAATCGTATCAAATCAAGATTTGTTACTCATAGCTATCAACCATGTAATGTTATTTTAGAACAAAGATCAGCAGTATACAGAAAATCAATTGCAAGAAGACAATCAATTGCTAGAACAAGAAAATCAGTTTTACCaaaacaaaaccaacaacCTTCTGAAGTTTTCTCTGATCCATTAACCAATGCTGAAACCAATACTACCACTACAACCACAACTACTACtgctacaactacaactactacaacttcaaataataacaataataaaaataataataataataataataataataataataataataataataataataataataataataataccaatggTACTATAAGAAAACCAAGACCATCAGTTATAGGTACTGTTGtttcaacaaaaagaaaatcaattgtACCAAGACAATCGGTTACATCATCAAGACCATCAATTGCACCAAGAAAATCAGTTGTATCATCAAGACCATCAATTGCACCAAGAAAATCAATGGTACcaagaaaatcaattaaaccaaAAGTCTATCTTTCAAAGAATGATCAAATTGATGAGAAAATGccaaatgaaaaaaacaacaacaatgataatagtgttaaaaatgatgaatgggttgaaaataatgaaaaagaatttgaaagatttattattgatgataattattcaaccaatacaaatacaaatacaactacaaatacaaatataaatataaataatagtgcACTCAAAAATAGTAGTATTACCaatagtggtagtaatagCTTTAATAGAAAATATCAAAGCAGCTCACCAATACAAATGATATTACccccaccaccaccatcttcaacaccattattaaagattttatcACCAACcaatagtaatttaaataatagtgttAACTATGGTacaagtttaaataatagtagtagttaTATAAGTAATTATGGAGGTGGTAATAAACaacaaaacaaatcaaataacaataacaatagtcAATTTACTTCACCAATGAAATATTCATCATTTAGatcaccaattaaaacaccaaattctaaaactattaatcaatcagttgatttattaaaagaaattatgaaaactccaccaaataataataataataataatggtggtaataatgaaaaatggACAAACTTTGTAAGTGGTAGTGCAAGTAATAGTATCTTAAAGAATGCATGTCAATTTGGTGAATTCTCATTCTCTAGTCCACAACAAAACTCTCCAAGTATTACAGAGAAACAATTCCTAAGGGAATTTTCAACTCCAACACCACTTAAAGAACGTAGTAATAGAATGGTCATTCAAACTCCTACTCAAACTCCAAACACTACTTCAAAGAagagattattatttacaaataataataataatagtaataataatgatgaaaaccatgaaaatttcaaaaataatagtgatcaccatcaacaaacaccttctaaatttttaaaaccaattcCAATCTCAcaaccattatcatcaaaaaatactaatagtctcaaaaataataatatcctAAGTAATACTATGGAAATCCAAAATGATGAATGTtattcaccatcatcatttgaattaaaagaattaagtCATCAATCttatatttcaaaaaaacaaacaaaaaaatgggATTTAAgagtttaa
- the mlcE gene encoding essential myosin light chain (Similar to ELC), protein MSASADQIQECFSIFDKDNDGKVSVEDIGACLRSLGKSPTMADIEALKTEIGAKEFDINTLKSIYKKPNIKTPQEQQKEMLDAFKALDKEGHGTIQGAELRQLLTTLGDYLSTAEVDELFKEISVDSTTGAVSYASLVNTIVSGYPLGGF, encoded by the exons atg tCCGCCTCAGCAGATCAAATTCAAGAATGTTTCAGTATCTTTGATAAAGATAATGACGGTAAGGTCTCAGTTGAAGATATTGGAGCTTGTTTAAGATCATTAGGTAAAAGCCCAACCATGGCAGATATTGAAGCATTAAAGACTGAAATTGGTGCTAAAGAATTTGATATCAATACATTAAAGAGCATTTACAAGAAACCAAACATTAAAACTCCACAAGAGCAACAAAAGGAAATGTTAGATGCATTCAAAGCCCTCGATAAAGAAGGCCATGGTACCATTCAAGGTGCTGAATTACGTCAATTATTAACCACTCTTGGTGATTACTTATCAACCGCTGAAgttgatgaattatttaagGAAATCTCTGTCGATAGTACTACTGGTGCCGTTTCATATGCAAGCTTAGTCAATACCATCGTTTCTGGTTATCCATTAGGCggtttctaa
- a CDS encoding NADH:flavin oxidoreductase/NADH oxidase domain-containing protein — MEFKYTFNKPINYISAGSIVNQDHIGDSSSSNEKDDKPKLFSQLKIKNLKLKNRIVVSPMCQYSSLDGYFNDWHFSHYSNFAKGGASLVIIEATSVVPEGRITYGDAGLWKDSQIDGLKRIVDFSHEFDSKVGIQLGHAGRKGSSIPLFLEGARNSNSIPNNDPSGNGWNVYAPSSIQWSDKMSIPIEMSINDIENVIESFKKSAIRCAKAGIDLIEIHAAHGYLINQFLSSTSNKRTDSYGGGSFDGRIKLLIEIVKSVRSVWPTEKPLAVRISADEWVENENGWDLNDSIKLAEILESLDVDLIDVSTGGNNSKQKITSKPLYQVPFSHEIKQLILKRSGKLLVSSVGLITTANEAESILQSNSSDLIMFGRAFLRNPFLPIEFAHQLKLRIDYTLQYQPSRIRYTN; from the coding sequence atggaatttaaatatacatttaataaaccaattaacTACATATCAGCTGGATCAATTGTAAATCAAGATCATATTGGTGATTCAAGttcatcaaatgaaaaagatgataaaccaaaattattttcacaattaaaaattaagaatttaaaattaaaaaatcgtATAGTTGTTAGTCCAATGTGTCAGTATTCAAGTTTAGATGgatattttaatgattggCATTTTAGTCATTATTCAAATTTTGCAAAAGGTGGTGCAAGTTTAGTAATAATTGAAGCAACATCAGTTGTACCAGAAGGTCGTATCACATATGGTGATGCAGGACTTTGGAAAGATTCTCAAATTGATGGATTAAAGAGAATCGTTGATTTTTCACATGAATTTGATAGTAAAGTTGGTATTCAACTTGGACATGCAGGTCGAAAAGGATCAAGTATTCCATTGTTTTTAGAAGGTGCcagaaattcaaattcaattccaAACAATGATCCAAGTGGTAATGGTTGGAATGTATATGCACCATCGTCAATCCAATGGAGTGATAAAATGTCAATACCAATTGAAATGtcaattaatgatattgaaaatgttatTGAATCATTCAAGAAATCAGCAATAAGATGCGCTAAAGCTGGTAtcgatttaattgaaattcatGCTGCCCACGGTTACttaatcaatcaattccTTTCATCAACTTCAAATAAACGTACCGATAGTTATGGTGGTGGCTCATTCGATGGTAGAATTAAATTACTAATTGAAATCGTTAAATCAGTTCGTTCAGTTTGGCCAACTGAAAAGCCATTAGCTGTTAGAATATCTGCTGATGAATGGGTAGAGAATGAAAATGGTTGggatttaaatgattcaattaaattggcagaaattttagaatcattagatgttgatttaattgatgtttcgactggtggtaataatagtaaacaAAAGATTACTTCAAAACCATTATATCAAGTACCATTCTCTCatgaaattaaacaattaattttaaaacgttctggtaaattattagttTCCTCTGTTGGTTTAATTACAACTGCTAATGAAGCTGAATCAATCCTTCAATCAAATAGTTCGGATTTAATAATGTTTGGTAGAGCTTTTCTTAGAAATCCTTTCTTACCAATTGAATTCgctcatcaattaaaattaagaaTTGATTACACTTTACAATATCAACCATCAAGAATTCGttatacaaattaa
- the rabif gene encoding Mss4-like family protein: MENQQPEQQKTQEEEQPQLIEREIEGVTVIPPPFIQDPINSDTNIIQKQEVEPLTETRDETSRDLLKTIHCRLCDCKILTPNNAKLVEKQITFIHKKQSNTAEQLKYMWFLPDMFSFENIAFSKDVNATHKYLTCAECEAEVIGIHYISSKENYVAHDRIVYK; encoded by the exons ATGGAGAATCAACAACCagaacaacaaaaaacacaagaagaagaacaaccacaattaattgaaagaGAAATTGAAGGTGTAACAGTTATTCCACCACCATTCATTCAAGATCCAATAAACAGTGACACAAACATTATTCAAAAACAAGAGGTTGAACCATTAACGGAAACAAGAGACGAGACATCTCGTGatcttttaaaaactattcaTTGTAGATTATGTGACTGTAAAATATTAACTCCAAATAATGCTAAATTAGTTGAAAAACAA aTTACATTTATTCATAAAAAACAAAGTAATACAGCAGagcaattaaaatatatgtgGTTTTTACCAGATAtgttttcatttgaaaatattgcaTTTTCCAAGGATGTAAATGCCACACATAAATATTTAACATGCGCAGAGTGTGAAGCTGAAGTCATTGGAATTCATTATATTTcatcaaaagaaaattatgTTGCACATGATAGAattgtttataaataa
- a CDS encoding vacuolar ATP synthase subunit G, which produces MSSEDGIKKLLDAERTAQKIVADARQDRVQKLKKAVEEAEKEIKEFREKKDKEYKEYESKYLGASSETASQLATNANKEIDTIRNETAANKQKVVDLLIKYAITCDN; this is translated from the exons atgtcaTCAGAAGACGGTATTAAGAAATTATTAGATGCTGAAAGAACTGCACAAAAAATCGTTGCAGATGCCAGACAAGATAGagttcaaaaattaaagaaagcAGTCGAAGAAgctgaaaaagaaatcaaagaatttagagagaaaaaagataaagaataCAAAGAATATGAATCAAAA taTTTAGGTGCTTCATCTGAAACTGCTTCACAATTAGCCACCAACGCTAACAAAGAAATTGATACCATCAGAAACGAAACTGCTGCCAACAAACAAAAAGTTGTTGATCTCCTCATCAAATACGCAATCACCTGtgacaattaa
- the cxgS gene encoding cytochrome oxidase subunit VIIs: MTHALPKVVKSQLVQDIGVALILGSIAGCFFKYGVDKKKQRERVAFYEKYDKEDL; the protein is encoded by the coding sequence atgacaCACGCATTACCAAAAGTTGTTAAATCTCAACTCGTTCAAGATATTGGAGTTGCCCTTATTTTAGGTTCAATTGCAGGttgtttctttaaatatggcgttgataaaaaaaagcaaaGAGAAAGAGTTGCTTTCTATGAAAAATACGACAAAGAAGacttgtaa
- the cxgE gene encoding cytochrome c oxidase subunit VIIe — protein MSHALPALIKMHITKDIGYGLLLGIIPGVWFKYQIGQSIQKREDFYAAYDKRN, from the coding sequence atGTCCCACGCATTACCAGCTCTCATTAAAATGCATATCACCAAAGATATTGGTTATGGTCTCCTTTTAGGTATCATCCCAGGTGTTTGGTTCAAATATCAAATTGGCCAATCTATCCAAAAAAGAGAAGATTTTTACGCTGCCTATGAtaagagaaattaa
- the rpl14 gene encoding S60 ribosomal protein L14, protein MISKFSLFVEIGRVVVINYGEYINKTAVIIDVLDQNRALVAGPHSGVERHIINFKWINLTPLKVNIQRGARINTLIAAIKAADLETKIAALSAVKKINARATKSNQTDFERFKANLIRRKLNKKVSGEVKKLVNIANRAAHKKAVAQKAAGHVKKTL, encoded by the exons ATGATCTCCAAATTCTCTCTCTTTGTCGAAATCGGACGTGTTGTTGTCATCAACTATGGTGAATACATCAACAAAACTGCCGTCATCATTGATGTCTTGGATCAAAACAGA gCTTTAGTTGCTGGTCCACACAGTGGCGTCGAACGTCACATCATTAACTTCAAATGGATCAATCTTACTCCATTAAAAGTTAACATCCAAAGAGGTGCCAGAATTAACACCCTCATCGCTGCCATCAAAGCTGCTGACCTCGAAACCAAAATTGCTGCCCTCTCTGCCGTTAAGAAAATCAACGCAAGAGCCACCAAATCAAACCAAACTGATTTCGAACGTTTCAAAGCCAACCTCATCAGACGTAAACTCAACAAGAAAGTTTCAGGTGAAGTTAAGAAATTAGTTAACATTGCCAACAGAGCTGCTCACAAGAAAGCTGTTGCCCAAAAAGCTGCTGGTCACGTCAAGAAaactttataa
- the xab2 gene encoding TPR-like helical domain-containing protein (Similar to TPR) yields MPSINENEDIINKLKMSTITDDIIIQPSIDDLPYEEDVSKNPYSVNCWLRYLEFKQGSPQKQRNYIYERAIRELPRSYKIWHQYLLERTLAIRGKCILENSFEAVNTLFERSLVFLDKMPRIWIEYCEFLMIQEKITLTRKTFDRALIALPVTQHYRIWNEYTKFILKRSIPSLTCIRVYKRYLKIQPEKVEEYIEYLIKIKEWQEVVNQLIKLLDNVKFKSIKGKSRHDHWLQLCEILSSYPKQITGVDVDSVIRSGIGKFSDQIGKLWCYLSDYYIQLAQFEKARDIFEEALTSVGTARDFSFIWESYTQFEDSLIAAKQEILEEDPSEDNLLEFDIIIERYENLIQRQPLLLNSVMLKQNPNNVQEWLKRVNLYSNPTPNVKMIIQTFTDSIKSIDPQLAKGKLSTIYSTFAHFYEQNNKLSQARLIFENSLTVNFKTIDDLSTLYCDYAEMELKHRNYEKAIEILKRGTVSPKKQNTIIEENEPVQKRLFKSIKIWTFYVDLEESFGTFHNTKSIYEKMIQLKVVTPQIILNFAKYLEENKYFEDMFKAYEHGVQLFLFPHVQDIWITYLTKFIQRYAGMKLERTRDLFEQVLSKVPPKESIIFYLMYANFEEQYGLARHSMAVYDRAAKSVDKEDRFKMYLLYIHRASEFFGVNQTREIFSKAIEQLPDQYVRDMCLKFADMEKKYGEIDRARSIYIHGSQFSDPRTSMFYWNTWSDFEKLHGNEDTFKEMLRIRRSVQASYITQNPTLALLNKLNNKDDKDDKNQQQKQQQQQQEKQQQQQQQQQQASTLTKSKPVTVSLPETIQYNKKIENDDEINLDDDEEEEEEEDQLAIKAFPKTLLKII; encoded by the exons atgccatcaattaatgaaaatgaagatattattaataaattaaagatgTCAACGATAACagatgatattattattcaacCAAGTATTGATGATTTACCATATGAAGAAGATGTTTCAAAGAATCCATACTCTGTTAATTGTTGGTTAAGATATTTAGAGTTTAAACAAGGTTCACcacaaaaacaaagaaattatatatatgaaAGAGCCATTAGAGAATTACCAAGAAGTTATAAAATTTGGCATCAATATCTATTAGAAAGAACTTTAGCAATTAGAGGTAAATGTATTTTAGAAAATTCATTTGAGGCTGTAAATACATTATTTGAAAGATCTTTAGTATTTTTAGATAag atgcCAAGAATTTGGATTGAATATTGCGAATTTTTAATGATACAAGAAAAGATAACATTAACTAGAAAAACATTTGATAGAGCATTAATAGCATTACCAGTTACACAACATTATAGAATTTGGAATGAATATACTAAATTCATATTGAAGAGATCTATACCATCATTAACATGTATTAGAGTTTATAAGAGATACTTAAAGATTCAACCAGAGAAAGTTGAAGAGtatattgaatatttaataaagattaAAGAGTGGCAAGAAGTTgtcaatcaattaattaaactattggataatgttaaatttaaatcgaTTAAAGGTAAGAGTCGTCATGATCATTGGTTACAACTTTGTGAAATTCTATCATCATATCCAAAACAGATTACAGGTGTAGATGTAGATTCAGTGATTAGAAGTGGTATTGGCAAATTCAGTGATCAAATTGGTAAACTTTGGTGTTATCTATCAGATTATTACATTCAATTGGCACAATTTGAAAAGGCAAGAGACATTTTCGAAGAGGCATTAACATCGGTTGGAACAGCAAGAGATTTCAGTTTTATTTGGGAATCCTATACACAATTTGAGGATTCATTAATCGCAGCAAAACAAGAGATACTAGAAGAGGATCCATCCGAAGATAATCTATTGGAATTTGATATTATCATTGAACgttatgaaaatttaattcaacgTCAACCTTTATTATTGAATTCTGTAATGTTAAAacaaaatccaaataatgTTCAAGAATGGTTAAAACGTGTTAACCTATACTCTAATCCAACTCCAAATGTTAAAATGATCATTCAAACTTTTactgattcaattaaatcaattgatccaCAACTTGCAAAAGGTAAACTTTCAACTATCTATTCAACTTTTGCTCATTTCTatgaacaaaataataaattatctcAAGCTcgtttaatatttgaaaattctttaactgtaaattttaaaacaattgatgatttatcaACATTATATTGTGATTATGCTGAAATGGAATTAAAACATag aaattatgaaaaagcaattgaaattttaaaaagaggTACAGTTTcaccaaaaaaacaaaatacaaTAATTGAAGAGAATGAACCAGTTCAAAagagattatttaaatcaattaaaatttggacATTTTATGTTGATTTAGAAGAATCATTTGGAACTTTTCATAatacaaaatcaatttatgaaaagatgattcaattaaaagtgGTTACAccacaaattattttaaactttGCAAAGTATTTAGAAGagaataaatattttgaagATATGTTTAAAGCTTATGAACATGGTGTACAATTATTCCTATTTCCACATGTTCAAGATATTTGGATCACTTATTTAACCAAATTCATTCAAAGATATGCCGGTATGAAATTGGAGCGTACTCGTGACCTATTCGAACAGGTTCTATCAAAAGTACCACCAAAAGAATcgattatcttttatttaatgtatGCAAACTTTGAAGAACAATATGGTTTAGCGCGTCATTCAATGGCTGTCTATGATCGTGCAGCTAAATCTGTCGATAAAGAAGATAGATTCAAAATGTACTTGTTATATATTCATCGTGCTTCAGAATTCTTTGGTGTTAACCAAACTCGTGAAATCTTTTCAAAAGCAATCGAACAATTACCAGATCAATACGTTCGTGATATGTGTCTTAAATTCGCTGATATGGAAAAGAAATATGGTGAAATTGATCGTGCTCGTTCTATCTACATTCATGGTTCTCAATTCTCTGATCCAAGAACTTCAATGTTTTATTGGAATACTTGGAGTGATTTCGAAAAATTACATGGTAATGAAGATACATTCAAAGAAATGTTAAGAATTCGTAGATCTGTTCAAGCAAGTTATATTACTCAAAATCCAACTTTagctttattaaataaattaaataataaagatgataaagatgataaaaatcaacaacaaaaacaacaacaacaacaacaagaaaaacaacaacaacagcaacagcaacaacaacaagcatCTACTTTAACCAAATCAAAACCTGTCACTGTTTCACTACCAGAAACAATTCAATATAATAAGAAAAtcgaaaatgatgatgaaattaatttagatgatgatgaagaagaggaagaggaagaagatcAACTAGCAATTAAAGCTTTTCCAAAAacattattgaaaataatataa